In Cherax quadricarinatus isolate ZL_2023a unplaced genomic scaffold, ASM3850222v1 Contig760, whole genome shotgun sequence, a single genomic region encodes these proteins:
- the LOC128691813 gene encoding zinc finger protein 84-like, with amino-acid sequence MGKHKEHKPYECSECLKCFSKKRNLVSHARVHTGHKPYQCNECLKCFSIKGSLVKHMRQHTGNKPYQCSECLKCFSEKSNLVKHMRQHTGNKPYQCSECLKCFSEKSNLVKHMRQHTGNKPYQCSECLKCFSEKSNLVKHIRVHTGDKPYQCSECLKCFSEKSNLVTHMRVHTGDKPYQCSECLKCFSGKSSLVRHMRVHAGDKPYQCSECLKCFNHTSSLVTHMRLHTGDKPYRCSECLKCFNKKCNLVTHMRVHTGDKSYQCSECLKCFNQKCNLVTHMRVHTGDKPYQCSECLKCFNQKSSLVTHMIVHTGDKPYQCSECLKCFNQKNNLVRHTQVHSRDKTC; translated from the coding sequence ATGGGAAAACATAAAGAACACAAACCATATgaatgttctgagtgtctgaaatgttttagtaagAAAAGGAATCTTGTGTCACATGCGAGAGTACATACAGgacataaaccatatcaatgcaatgagtgtctgaaatgttttagcatAAAAGGCAGTCTTGTGAAACATATGAGACAACATACAGgaaataaaccatatcaatgctctgagtgtctgaaatgttttagtgaaaAAAGCAATCTTGTGAAACATATGAGACAACATACAGgaaataaaccatatcaatgctctgagtgtctgaaatgttttagtgaaaAAAGCAATCTTGTGAAACATATGAGACAACATACAGgaaataaaccatatcaatgctctgagtgtctgaaatgttttagtgaaaaaagcaatcttgtgaaacatattagagtacatacaggagataaaccatatcaatgttctgagtgtctgaaatgttttagtgaaaAAAGCAATCTTGTGACacacatgagagtacatacaggagataaaccatatcaatgttcagagtgtctgaaatgttttagtggaaaaagcagtcttgtgaggcatatgagagtacatgcaggagataaaccatatcaatgttctgagtgtctgaaatgttttaatcatacaagcagtcttgtgacacacatgagactacatacaggagataaaccatatcgatgttctgagtgtctgaaatgttttaataaaaaatgcaatcttgtgacacacatgagagtacatacaggagataagtcatatcaatgttctgagtgtctgaaatgttttaatcaAAAATGCAATCTTGTAACacacatgagagtacatacaggagataaaccatatcaatgctctgagtgtctgaaatgttttaatcaaaaaagcagccttgtgacacatatgatagtgcatacaggagataaaccatatcaatgttctgagtgtctgaaatgttttaatcaaaaaaacaatcttgtgagacatacTCAAGTTCATTCAAGAGATAAAACATGTTAG